TTTTAGTATCGCCAAATCATAATGGTGGTTTTCGTCCATATACAAAGTTATTCCGCCCTCGCCATCCAAAACTTTAACATCGCAAGTTATTTCCATTTCAAAATCTTTTTGTCTTAAGGCTATAAAGGCGGGCGAATCCTTATCGTCAAGCGTTATGTCCGTTCCGATTAGGATATATTTATTGTCTTGAAAGATGTAATTTTCAAAATTTGGGTGGCGAAGATAACACCAATCTATTTTGGGGTCGGTGTTTTGGAATGTATAGACCTTTTTTTCCTGTTGGACAAAATCGCCCTTAATCTCAAAGCTGCGAACAACCTCGCCATTTTGCCCCGCGCTAAACCAGCCGTCC
This sequence is a window from Clostridiales bacterium. Protein-coding genes within it:
- a CDS encoding glycoside hydrolase family 43 protein, whose amino-acid sequence is DGWFSAGQNGEVVRSFEIKGDFVQQEKKVYTFQNTDPKIDWCYLRHPNFENYIFQDNKYILIGTDITLDDKDSPAFIALRQKDFEMEITCDVKVLDGEGGITLYMDENHHYDLAILKDTNGIKVIKKLNIGDIKTVHNYINISSSQAQLIIRSDNLRYYFGVQLDGQEYDLGSAQTRYLSSEVAGGFTGVMIGLYALGDNNTVEFENFKCVYK